Sequence from the Chlamydiales bacterium STE3 genome:
TTGCTGCAGGCGTCTTGTGGCCTTTGGAAAAGCAAATTCCATATTTAAGAACATAAAACTTGTTAGTAATAGCGCAAAACCAAGAAAAGGCACAATTAGCCTTTTCTTAGAGTAGCCTGCAGCTAAGAGAGCGACAAGTTCATTATGAGTATTGAATTGGCAAAGGACTTTTACTGTCGCAATTAATAACGCAAAGGGAATTAAAATTTCAGAACGTACAAGAAATTCGCAGCTATAATGAAAGGCTAGTTCTGTGAGTCGGAGTCGTGTATGGTGATAGTTGACTCCGCTCATATGACTCGAGTAGTCAATCAGCACATATAACCCATAAAAAATGCCCAGGAAAAGACAAAAGGATTTAATGAGTTCTTTTAAAAAATATTTTTCCCAAATAAGGAGCATTTTATGCAATCCCTTTACTAATTCGATTCATGCAAATAAGCGATAATAAGGCAATAACTAAATGTGGTGAGAGGTAGAGGAGGAGTGCAATTTCGATATGGCTTCCAAGTCCTTTTGCCGCAAAAAAAGAAATGAGATAAAAGGCGGCAAGTAGAATGGCAAAAAAGATGCGCTTTGGGCTCGCTTTTCTGCCAATATTCATTCCAAAACCAAGCCCCATTAACGTGAAGGTAAAGGGGGCAAGCGCTGCAGAAATACGCCTTAAAATTTCTGAATAAGAATGGTTGAGATCTCTTTGCAGTTCTTTTGCCTCGTGAGAAGTCTTAGCTTTGCCTAAAGACTCCTTGTAGTCTTGCAAGCGCATCTTAAGAAGATTCATATTTAAATGATCATTGCCAATATTGGAGACTTTTTTTTGCACAAAATGAGCGAAATCACCGACGGAAGATTGTGTTGTTCCGATGTTCTCTATAATTAAACGTACGCTGCCGCTGGCTTTTCCAGGAGAAGAAATAATTGTTAGGCCTTCAGCTGTAAAACCATCATTTTTTGTTTCAAGGTTTTTGGCCACAAGCAGGTTGACCGTGTCGTTATCAGCACTGGGCATTGCAATTAGTATGTCTTTTGCATTCTCCCCCATCTTAGTGGAGCCTAGCGCTTCAAAAAAAACACCTTTACCCTTCATTAGATGTTTATTGCGTAAAAGGAGTAAAGGGTTAATTGAGCGCAATTCAGTTTTTAAAAGATTAGATTCCAAGTGGGCACTCGTAGATAGTTCAGAGATAATATAGAAATTTCCTAATGAGATAAATGTGGCGGCAATTAAAATCGGGCTAATGATGGAACTTAAAGAAAATGAAGCGCTTCTTAAAGCGGTCAATTCGTGGCTCGCGGAAAGTTTTTGCATTAATAGCATCGCAGAGGTGAGACAAGAAATAGGAATGGCGATAGGTAGAATATAGGGAATTTGGTAGAACACGAATAAAAGAGTAAGCGTAAAGTTTGGTCCAAGTGAAGCAAAGTGCGCAATTTCCTCAAGTCTTGATGTCAGCAAAATTGCAATAAATGCCGTAGCTGTAAGGAGAGCAACTTTTAAGTAATCCGTAAGTAAATAGCGCCAAATAATGGGCATTACAACCTAATCTTTTGAATACCAATTGACAATGGAGAATACAGGAAATGGAGTTTTTGTTACAATTACCCCTTGATAATAGGGTGTCGTAAAGCATGTATAAGTGTTGGTACATTTTAATTAATTTTGTCAAAGAAGGCCCCTATAGCTATACAGATTTGAAGGAAAACCCTTTTATAACACCTGATACGCTGGTTTTAAAAGAAGGTTGGAAGAAGTGGCTACCTATTAGGGAGGTCCCTGAGCTAAAAGATCTCTTTAAAGAAGAGGAGCTGGAAGAAGAAGAGAGTTCTTCGCTGCCTGCTCCTGGAGAAGATGCTGTTTTATCTTTAGAGTTTGCAGAGCCTCCATTTTTTTTATGGTTTCTTATTGCTCTTGTTGTTTTAACATTTGTGATTTATAGATTATCCCAATGAGATTATCTTGTCGTTTAGAATCATTCTTTAAGAAAAAAACTTTTAAAAGACTTTTGGTGGGATTATCAGGGGGCCCTGATTCGCTAGCATTGCTTTTTCTTTTGATGACGCTTTGCAAAAAATATTCTTTTGAAATCGGCGTTGCTCATATTAACCATGGTTGGAGAAAAGAAAGCGCAGAAGAGGCTCACTATCTGGAACGACTTAGCGGAAAATTAAAGTTACCTTTTTTTTTGCATACTTTAAATCCTGCACTGCTAAAAGGAAATTTAGAAAACGCTTCAAGAAATGAAAGGTTGGCTTTTTTTCAAAAAGTTTGTAAAGAAGAGAAATACGATGCGTTAGTTCTTGCCCATCATGCCGATGACCAAGCAGAGACAGTTCTAAAACGGTGCTTAGAAGGGGCTAACCTATTCGCTTTACATGGGATGGAAGCGAAGAGCAAGTGGAAGGAAATGACGATTTTACGCCCATTACTTTTTGCTCATAAAAAAGAATTATTAGACTATTTGCAGCAACTCAAAATAAGTTATTTTACGGATTCCACAAATTCTGATGAGCGCTTTTTAAGAGGAAGAATGAGAAAGAAGATCCTTCCTTTTATCAATCAAGAATTTGGTAAGAATATAAGGGATCCTCTTTGCCGCTTAGGACAAAATGCGCTTGAATTAAATGAATATGTTCAGTTACGCGTAAAAACAATGCCGCTTAACCGTTTTGAGGGTAGTTTGGGAAGCTGGATCGATTTTAATCGAATTGAGTGTCTATTGGAAATTAAATGGGTTGTAATGGACTTTTTTAAGAAAAAATGTATGAATTTCCATTTTGACATAGTAAATAAAATAGCTAGTTTTCTACACACTAAGCAAGCAAATAAAGAATTTGCGATAGGCGGGAAGGTAATCTATTGCGATCGGGGCTATTTTTTTTGTATGAAGGCAGCAAAAGATCGAGTAGTGCAAGAGACAGTATCTATAAAAAAACAAGAATTTTGTTTAGGAGAATGGAAAATTAAACTTGAAAAGTTTAAAAGAAGTGATAATGAACAATTCGGCTGGAAATTTGCGTTTTCAGGGCTCTGTAGGGTTATTTTGCCATTTGGAGATTATTTTGTTAGTCTCCCTCAATCACCTACGCAGCCTTTACTCGATCGACTATGGACGCAAGGAAAAGTACCTGCTTTTTTACGTTATCAAGTTCCAGCTATTTATGACAGCGAGGGTTCAATTGCTCATGAATTTTTGAGCGGAAAAAAACTTTTAACTAGTGCTAGAGGGGAGAATGACTTAACGGTTTCCCTTTACCGCGAATAATAATTAGTGTAGAATCAAATACATGTGAATCATATTCTGAGAAATCTTCTTCGTGGAATTTTAATTCTTTTTACTGTATTTTTTTCTAGTTCATGAGGAATGTCCAGTTCAAATAATTTTGTGTAATCTAAGATTATAATTTAGGTAACTATGGCGGAAGAGAAAAAACAAGATTTTAAAAAGGGCTTTCCTAATGGCTTTGTATGGTTTTTAATGGCATTGTTTTTGCTGGCTTTGATGCTGCAAAACTATATCGATACAAAGTTTGCGAAGGTTTCTTTTAGCTACCAGTTAGAACACCTTGTCAATCTTCAGTTGCTTCAGCCTGAAGATAGCCGCAAGACTGCTCTAAATGATAATCTCGTGACGTTTAGCGGGAAATTTCGCGAACGTCAAACAGATGAAGGTAAAAATCGCTTCAAATATCTTGAACTGCTTAATGCCAATCACCTGCTAAAGCAAGAAGAAGAACAGACAGAAGTCAATCTGAGATCTTCCAAAGCAAAAGTTATCGATTCTGCGGATTGGTTCTTGCACCTAAGTGGTACCACAATTGGAAAAGATGGGTATGCTATTGTAGATGACGCCTACAGCACCCCAACACAAGACAATAGTATTGTTATCCACCAACTTTCTAAGAAAAATATAACAAGTCTTGCAGATTTGAAAAAAGAATTTCACGAGCTAAAGACTAGCCCTTCAGAGAGCAGCCTTAATGCTTTTGGCAGAAAATTGACAGATCTCACAAAAGATTTTAGATCTCCACAGCTAGGAATTGGAAATGAAGGCATTAAGCAAAATCTGAAAAAAATTGAAGAATTGTTAAATCAATCAATTGGGACAGATTCTTCAAAAACCTTACAATCTTATGAAAAAGCTTTAGGTGAACTTCAGCTTATTGTCAACAATCTTAATGAAGCTGAGGATCATATTCGCTTAGCTAAGTTACGCAGCGTGCGAAATTACAAAGAATTATTAGATGCTTCTAGCCATCTGAATGCTCAACTAGAAGAAAATGCCATCCAATTGGATAAGGCGCGCGAAGCTGTGTCTCACGTGATTTGGTACTTTAACAACCAAGAAATTTCAACTCGTACTTTAGAAAAACAAGATCCTGAGATTTTCAATCAGTGGTTCATCAATGCTAAAGATGAGTGGAATAACTTTAGTCAAAATCATGGCGGCGTTTTTAAAGCTCCAGATCAACCTTTAAATGTTGTTTTAGAAAAGACATTTAAAAGCGAAGGGCCAACACCTAATTATCTCAGTTATATCTTTACAATCATGCCAGTGCTGCTTGTTATCATGATCTTGTATTTCATCTTTGCTCGTCAAATGAAAGGCATGGGCACAAGTGCAATGAATTTTGGAAAATCGCCTGCAAAGCTAGTATTACCTAAAGGGGCGAATAAAATTACTTTTAAAGAGGTCGCTGGAGTCGATGAAGCCCTAGAAGAACTCCAAGAAATTGTAGAATTCCTCAAAAATCCTCAGCGCTTTACATCTCTTGGTGGACGCATTCCGAAAGGGGTGCTTTGCATCGGTCCTCCAGGTACTGGAAAAACGCTTATTGCTAAAGCTGTTGCAGGAGAAGCAGA
This genomic interval carries:
- a CDS encoding Uncharacterized protein (Product derived from UniProtKB/Trembl:F8L207), giving the protein MPIIWRYLLTDYLKVALLTATAFIAILLTSRLEEIAHFASLGPNFTLTLLFVFYQIPYILPIAIPISCLTSAMLLMQKLSASHELTALRSASFSLSSIISPILIAATFISLGNFYIISELSTSAHLESNLLKTELRSINPLLLLRNKHLMKGKGVFFEALGSTKMGENAKDILIAMPSADNDTVNLLVAKNLETKNDGFTAEGLTIISSPGKASGSVRLIIENIGTTQSSVGDFAHFVQKKVSNIGNDHLNMNLLKMRLQDYKESLGKAKTSHEAKELQRDLNHSYSEILRRISAALAPFTFTLMGLGFGMNIGRKASPKRIFFAILLAAFYLISFFAAKGLGSHIEIALLLYLSPHLVIALLSLICMNRISKGIA
- a CDS encoding Uncharacterized protein (Product derived from UniProtKB/Trembl:F8KXK6), with translation MYKCWYILINFVKEGPYSYTDLKENPFITPDTLVLKEGWKKWLPIREVPELKDLFKEEELEEEESSSLPAPGEDAVLSLEFAEPPFFLWFLIALVVLTFVIYRLSQ
- a CDS encoding tRNA(Ile)-lysidine synthase (Product derived from UniProtKB/Swiss-Prot:Q6MDI6;Gene name derived from UniProtKB/Swiss-Prot:Q6MDI6;EC number derived from UniProtKB/Swiss-Prot:Q6MDI6), which codes for MRLSCRLESFFKKKTFKRLLVGLSGGPDSLALLFLLMTLCKKYSFEIGVAHINHGWRKESAEEAHYLERLSGKLKLPFFLHTLNPALLKGNLENASRNERLAFFQKVCKEEKYDALVLAHHADDQAETVLKRCLEGANLFALHGMEAKSKWKEMTILRPLLFAHKKELLDYLQQLKISYFTDSTNSDERFLRGRMRKKILPFINQEFGKNIRDPLCRLGQNALELNEYVQLRVKTMPLNRFEGSLGSWIDFNRIECLLEIKWVVMDFFKKKCMNFHFDIVNKIASFLHTKQANKEFAIGGKVIYCDRGYFFCMKAAKDRVVQETVSIKKQEFCLGEWKIKLEKFKRSDNEQFGWKFAFSGLCRVILPFGDYFVSLPQSPTQPLLDRLWTQGKVPAFLRYQVPAIYDSEGSIAHEFLSGKKLLTSARGENDLTVSLYRE
- a CDS encoding ATP-dependent zinc metalloprotease FtsH (Product derived from UniProtKB/Swiss-Prot:Q6MDI5;Gene name derived from UniProtKB/Swiss-Prot:Q6MDI5;EC number derived from UniProtKB/Swiss-Prot:Q6MDI5), with protein sequence MAEEKKQDFKKGFPNGFVWFLMALFLLALMLQNYIDTKFAKVSFSYQLEHLVNLQLLQPEDSRKTALNDNLVTFSGKFRERQTDEGKNRFKYLELLNANHLLKQEEEQTEVNLRSSKAKVIDSADWFLHLSGTTIGKDGYAIVDDAYSTPTQDNSIVIHQLSKKNITSLADLKKEFHELKTSPSESSLNAFGRKLTDLTKDFRSPQLGIGNEGIKQNLKKIEELLNQSIGTDSSKTLQSYEKALGELQLIVNNLNEAEDHIRLAKLRSVRNYKELLDASSHLNAQLEENAIQLDKAREAVSHVIWYFNNQEISTRTLEKQDPEIFNQWFINAKDEWNNFSQNHGGVFKAPDQPLNVVLEKTFKSEGPTPNYLSYIFTIMPVLLVIMILYFIFARQMKGMGTSAMNFGKSPAKLVLPKGANKITFKEVAGVDEALEELQEIVEFLKNPQRFTSLGGRIPKGVLCIGPPGTGKTLIAKAVAGEADRPFFSISGSDFVEMFVGVGASRIRDLFDQAKKNAPCIIFMDEIDAVGRHRGAGIGGGHDEREQTLNQLLVEMDGFDTNEGVILMAATNRPDVLDKALLRPGRFDRRVVIGLPDIKGRFDILKVHARKIKMDPSVDLMAIARSTPGCSGADLANILNESALLAARKGRTAVTSQETVEARDKVLYGKERRSLEIDENEKKTTAYHETGHAIVGLVVKHADPVDKVTIIPRGVSLGSTMFLPKKNRVSYWKNELFDHLAVLMGGRCAEEIFVEDISSGAQQDIERATQLARSMVCEWGMSDKIGAVALDERSDAGQYLGWNNYHEKKYSEETAKAIDDEVRKILDDAHNRARQILLERREQVELMTMMLIEFETLDAEDVQKIVKDEWDVEDKRKKLKKADELHKKPVTPPPPPPETDTSHAGKREHPLVNPAS